A region from the Solibacillus sp. FSL H8-0523 genome encodes:
- a CDS encoding YitT family protein yields MSKKFWWQWSSFFVGLIVMSLGITMTIKGNVIGTSPWDVFHIGMFKQFGFTIGTWSILTGLLIIVATSLYLKRWPQLATWLNMLLIGTFIDIFNWLLPDAQRFLWEITYFAAGFVIMSTGCALYIAASLGAGPRDTIMMIIASKGYSVKTGRMVMEVFAALFGWLLGGPVGVGTVILALGTGYIIQPALFFFKGKLEKIIGEPLT; encoded by the coding sequence ATGTCGAAAAAATTTTGGTGGCAGTGGTCGAGCTTCTTTGTCGGGCTGATTGTGATGTCGCTAGGTATTACAATGACGATTAAAGGCAACGTCATTGGCACAAGCCCATGGGATGTCTTCCATATTGGCATGTTCAAACAGTTTGGCTTCACCATTGGTACGTGGTCGATTTTAACAGGACTACTGATTATTGTAGCAACCTCACTTTATTTAAAGCGTTGGCCACAATTAGCAACGTGGCTCAATATGCTATTAATTGGCACCTTTATTGATATCTTTAACTGGCTGTTACCAGATGCACAGCGTTTTTTATGGGAAATTACATATTTTGCGGCAGGCTTCGTCATTATGAGTACCGGCTGTGCGCTTTATATCGCCGCAAGTCTCGGTGCAGGACCGCGCGATACAATTATGATGATTATAGCGAGTAAGGGCTATTCGGTGAAAACGGGGCGTATGGTCATGGAAGTATTCGCCGCGTTATTCGGCTGGTTACTTGGTGGTCCAGTGGGAGTTGGTACCGTGATATTAGCACTTGGCACCGGCTATATTATTCAGCCCGCGCTCTTTTTCTTTAAGGGGAAGCTCGAAAAAATTATTGGCGAGCCGCTAACGTAA
- a CDS encoding pyridoxal phosphate-dependent aminotransferase, producing MEFSKKLQQLPPQFFAALVNKVNAALQEGRDVINLGQGNPDQPTPDHITRALQIAATNPQTHKYSPFRGIAELRQAAADFYKREYNVDINPNTEVAILGGTKVGLVELPLAVLNPGDSMLLPDPGYPDYLSGVALADVKFDTLPLTAQNDFLPDYAALSDDVKQRAKLMYLNYPNNPTGGVATSAFFNETVQFAKENNIAVAHDFAYGAIGFDGNRPPSFLQAPGAKDIGIELYTLSKSFNMAGWRIGFAVGNAKMIEAINIIQDHLFCSQFPAVQHAAATALNEEQVCVENLRALYENRRNVLVEEARKIGWNITAPKGSFFAWLPVPTGFTSEQFADFLLEKADIAVASGNGFGEYGEGYIRVGLLVDEARLQEAMQRVAKLNLFTVNAQ from the coding sequence ATGGAATTTTCAAAAAAACTACAGCAACTCCCTCCACAATTTTTCGCGGCACTTGTGAATAAAGTAAACGCCGCACTTCAAGAAGGCCGCGATGTCATTAATTTAGGTCAGGGAAACCCTGATCAACCCACACCCGACCATATTACCCGAGCACTCCAAATTGCCGCGACCAATCCACAAACGCATAAATATTCCCCGTTTCGCGGAATTGCAGAACTTCGTCAAGCGGCTGCGGACTTTTATAAACGTGAATACAACGTCGATATTAATCCCAATACGGAGGTCGCGATTCTAGGCGGCACAAAAGTTGGGCTTGTCGAGTTACCACTTGCTGTATTAAATCCCGGTGATTCTATGCTACTACCAGACCCGGGCTATCCGGATTATTTATCAGGCGTGGCACTTGCTGATGTGAAGTTTGATACGTTGCCACTAACGGCGCAAAACGACTTTTTACCAGACTATGCCGCGCTTTCAGATGACGTAAAACAGCGCGCCAAATTAATGTATTTAAACTATCCGAACAACCCAACTGGTGGTGTGGCAACGAGCGCATTTTTCAATGAAACGGTTCAATTCGCGAAAGAAAACAACATCGCCGTTGCCCATGATTTTGCCTACGGGGCGATTGGCTTTGACGGGAATCGTCCACCAAGCTTCTTACAAGCACCCGGCGCGAAAGACATTGGCATTGAGTTGTACACCTTATCGAAATCCTTCAACATGGCAGGCTGGCGCATTGGCTTTGCGGTTGGGAATGCCAAGATGATTGAAGCCATTAATATCATTCAAGATCACCTGTTTTGCAGTCAGTTCCCCGCGGTTCAACATGCAGCGGCGACCGCTTTAAACGAGGAGCAAGTATGCGTGGAAAACTTGCGTGCCCTTTACGAAAACCGTCGCAATGTCCTTGTAGAAGAAGCACGTAAAATTGGCTGGAATATTACTGCTCCAAAGGGTTCGTTTTTCGCTTGGCTACCTGTTCCAACAGGCTTTACGAGTGAGCAATTTGCTGATTTTTTACTTGAAAAAGCAGACATTGCTGTGGCTAGTGGGAACGGCTTTGGGGAATACGGTGAAGGTTATATCCGTGTAGGGTTACTTGTGGATGAAGCACGTCTACAAGAAGCGATGCAGCGTGTGGCAAAACTGAATTTATTTACGGTTAACGCACAATAA
- a CDS encoding DUF3307 domain-containing protein, with protein sequence MDFLILLFAHLLADYPLQGAFLAEMKGKNGIILATHAGIWTGTVLIAAHLIGYSVDLSDVFILFVVHAGADYLKARPLWFYKKLNPLGWGLAIDQLIHVVQIIVFLLFMSEKIS encoded by the coding sequence GTGGATTTTTTAATATTGCTTTTTGCACATTTACTGGCGGATTATCCACTTCAAGGAGCGTTCCTCGCTGAAATGAAAGGGAAAAATGGGATCATTCTCGCTACTCATGCGGGAATATGGACAGGAACCGTGCTGATTGCCGCACATCTTATTGGCTATTCTGTCGATTTGTCTGATGTTTTCATTTTATTTGTTGTACATGCTGGGGCGGACTATTTAAAGGCGAGACCGCTGTGGTTTTACAAAAAGCTCAATCCTTTAGGCTGGGGACTCGCTATTGATCAGCTGATCCATGTCGTACAAATCATCGTGTTTCTTTTGTTCATGTCAGAAAAAATTTCGTAG
- a CDS encoding carbon-nitrogen family hydrolase, with protein sequence MKIGCIQLNVGFGKVDENYKRAEKLIREAAAGGAKIIVLPEMWNTGYALEKLAELADENGERSKGFLSKLAKELAVHIVGGSVAVKREGEFFNTMYTYNKDGELVGEYSKVHLFRLMDEHLYLQAGNAMNRFNLDGLEAGGAICYDIRFPEWLRAQALDGAKVLFIPAQWPTPRIDHWKILLQARAIENQCFVIAVNRIARKVENFNGQSMVIGPWGEVLWTGAEDEELAIIDVDFSSVDEVRERIPVYEDRRPQLYGKVVK encoded by the coding sequence ATGAAAATCGGTTGTATTCAATTAAACGTAGGCTTTGGCAAAGTCGACGAAAACTATAAGCGTGCAGAAAAATTGATTCGCGAAGCAGCAGCGGGAGGCGCGAAAATCATCGTGCTACCGGAAATGTGGAATACAGGCTATGCGCTTGAAAAATTAGCAGAGCTGGCAGATGAAAACGGCGAGCGCTCGAAAGGCTTTTTAAGTAAGCTTGCAAAAGAATTAGCTGTACACATCGTCGGTGGTTCCGTTGCGGTAAAGCGCGAGGGCGAATTTTTCAATACGATGTATACATATAACAAAGACGGTGAATTAGTCGGTGAGTACAGCAAAGTGCATTTGTTCCGTTTGATGGATGAGCATTTGTATTTGCAGGCAGGCAATGCCATGAATCGTTTTAATTTAGACGGGCTAGAAGCAGGCGGTGCGATTTGCTACGACATTCGTTTCCCAGAATGGTTACGCGCCCAGGCATTAGACGGCGCAAAGGTGTTATTCATTCCAGCGCAGTGGCCAACACCACGTATTGATCACTGGAAAATCCTACTGCAAGCACGTGCCATTGAAAACCAGTGCTTCGTGATTGCGGTAAACCGGATTGCACGCAAAGTCGAGAATTTCAATGGGCAGTCCATGGTTATCGGTCCATGGGGCGAGGTGCTATGGACAGGTGCAGAGGATGAGGAGTTAGCCATTATTGACGTTGATTTTTCAAGTGTTGATGAAGTGCGCGAACGTATTCCCGTATACGAAGATCGACGCCCACAGTTATATGGAAAAGTTGTGAAATAG
- a CDS encoding putative metalloprotease CJM1_0395 family protein, translating to MKISTLLHGYNPDLEERKRAAQRKEVGDVYKKHAKYADANKNPILQALENLLSGKTEKELHEADAAARKDTHPVEAKEANLERPEVKKEISQLKQTEQEVIQHENAHKSSGAGVTGAVTYTHTTGPDDQRYINGGEVAIQMPATTGEPEETIALLEKVRQAALAPAEPSPQDLRVAASASAQIQQVRADKFGEPLEEQEEVAPFADEDLTFEVPEKFQKDFARNPEQQTVFGQDLEKLLTQRTFNNASQTYNAHIAMVKNGYRSVAEPIFSQVA from the coding sequence ATGAAAATTTCTACTTTATTACACGGCTACAATCCTGACTTAGAGGAAAGAAAGCGCGCCGCCCAGCGCAAAGAGGTCGGCGATGTTTATAAAAAGCATGCCAAATACGCAGATGCCAACAAGAATCCAATCCTCCAAGCGCTTGAAAATTTACTTTCTGGTAAAACAGAGAAGGAATTACACGAGGCCGATGCAGCGGCTCGTAAGGATACGCATCCAGTAGAGGCAAAGGAAGCGAACTTAGAGCGTCCAGAAGTGAAAAAAGAAATTTCTCAGCTCAAGCAAACTGAGCAAGAAGTCATTCAGCATGAGAATGCCCATAAATCATCAGGGGCAGGTGTCACCGGTGCGGTAACGTATACGCACACAACAGGGCCCGACGATCAGCGCTACATCAACGGTGGTGAAGTAGCGATTCAAATGCCGGCAACGACTGGAGAGCCGGAGGAAACGATTGCCTTACTTGAAAAAGTACGCCAAGCAGCATTAGCACCGGCAGAGCCATCTCCGCAAGATTTACGTGTCGCGGCAAGTGCCTCAGCGCAAATTCAACAAGTGCGCGCAGATAAATTCGGCGAGCCACTAGAAGAGCAAGAGGAAGTCGCACCGTTTGCGGACGAGGATTTAACGTTTGAGGTGCCTGAAAAATTCCAAAAGGATTTTGCGCGTAACCCCGAACAGCAAACGGTATTTGGCCAGGATTTAGAAAAGCTATTGACGCAGCGCACATTTAACAATGCATCACAAACGTATAACGCCCATATTGCCATGGTGAAAAACGGATACCGTTCTGTGGCGGAGCCAATTTTCTCACAAGTTGCTTAA
- the ybaK gene encoding Cys-tRNA(Pro) deacylase codes for MAKKHVKTNAIRLIEQQKIAHEIFEYTTEDGAAVDGVTVAEKIGQPVAYVYKTLIATAGKGNYFVFVIPVAAELNLKAAAKVVGEKKVELIAVKELLGLTGYVRGGCSPVGMKKLFPTYIEQAVETLDYLIVSAGKIGMQMKLAPQDLAKASGAKFASIVAE; via the coding sequence TTGGCGAAAAAGCATGTGAAAACAAACGCCATTCGTTTAATCGAGCAACAAAAAATTGCGCATGAAATCTTTGAATACACGACAGAAGACGGCGCGGCGGTAGATGGTGTCACCGTTGCAGAAAAAATAGGTCAGCCGGTTGCGTATGTGTATAAAACCTTGATTGCAACTGCAGGGAAGGGCAACTATTTTGTGTTTGTGATCCCGGTGGCAGCGGAACTCAATTTAAAGGCGGCGGCAAAAGTGGTCGGCGAGAAAAAAGTGGAACTAATTGCGGTAAAAGAACTCCTTGGTTTAACGGGTTATGTACGAGGAGGCTGTTCGCCGGTGGGGATGAAAAAATTATTCCCAACCTATATCGAACAGGCTGTAGAAACGCTGGATTATCTGATCGTCAGTGCTGGAAAAATCGGCATGCAGATGAAACTCGCACCACAAGATTTAGCAAAAGCTTCGGGTGCAAAATTTGCATCAATTGTAGCTGAATAG
- a CDS encoding DNA topoisomerase III, whose translation MAKSLVLAEKPSVARDIANVLKCTKKGNGYLEGDKYIVTWALGHLVTLADPESYDEKYKKWNLEDLPMLPDRLKLTTIKQTTKQYNAVKSQLTRGDVNEIIIATDAGREGELVARWIIERAKVNKPIKRLWISSVTDKAIKEGFANLKPGKAYEDLYHAAVARSEADWYLGLNATRALSTKYNAQLNTGRVQTPVVAMVGAREDEIKSFKAQTYYGIEAQTKDLKLTWQDANGNARSFAKEKIDAIVNSLDKKDATVVAIDRKPKKTFSPGLYDLTELQRDANKIFGYSAKETLNIMQKLYESHKVLTYPRTDSRYISNDIVPTLPERLKACGVGEFRPLANKILTKPIKANKSFVDDARVSDHHAIIPTEEYVNFSAFSDKERKIYDLVVKRFLAVLFPAHEYEQLTVQATIGSEKFIARGKTVVTMGWKEVYSNRFDDEESNEDVKEQLLPRLEKGQVLPVNLLAQTSGQTKAPARFTEATLLSAMENPTKYMSSQNKQLAETLKSTGGLGTVATRADIMEKLFNSFLIEKRGKDIHITSKGRQLLDLVPDELKSPETTGQWEQKLELIAKGKLKKDAFINEMKQHTKSVVQDIKNSEKKFKHDNISTKTCPDCGKPMLEVNGKKGKMLVCQDRECGHRKNVSRVTNARCPQCKKKLELHGQGDGQIFVCKCGHREKLSAFEARRKKEGGGKVDKRAVQNYMKQQNKEEEPVNNAFADLLKGFKLED comes from the coding sequence ATGGCTAAAAGTTTAGTATTAGCAGAAAAACCTTCAGTAGCACGCGATATTGCGAATGTGCTGAAGTGTACGAAAAAAGGAAATGGTTATTTAGAGGGCGACAAATATATCGTCACTTGGGCGTTAGGACATTTAGTAACACTTGCCGATCCAGAATCTTACGACGAAAAATATAAAAAGTGGAATTTAGAAGATCTACCGATGCTGCCAGATCGACTGAAATTGACAACAATTAAGCAAACAACGAAGCAGTACAATGCGGTCAAGTCGCAGTTAACGCGTGGTGATGTGAATGAAATTATTATCGCTACCGATGCGGGTCGTGAAGGGGAACTTGTGGCACGCTGGATCATTGAACGTGCAAAGGTCAACAAACCAATCAAGCGTCTATGGATTTCATCTGTAACAGACAAAGCCATTAAAGAAGGCTTCGCGAACTTAAAGCCGGGCAAAGCTTATGAGGATTTATACCATGCTGCGGTTGCGCGTAGTGAAGCAGACTGGTATTTAGGGTTAAATGCAACGCGTGCTTTATCGACAAAATATAACGCGCAGTTAAATACAGGCCGTGTACAGACGCCAGTTGTCGCGATGGTCGGTGCGCGTGAAGATGAAATTAAAAGCTTCAAAGCACAAACGTACTATGGTATTGAAGCACAAACAAAGGATTTAAAATTAACGTGGCAAGATGCAAACGGCAATGCACGCAGCTTTGCGAAAGAAAAAATCGATGCCATCGTCAATTCTTTAGATAAAAAAGATGCAACGGTTGTCGCGATTGACCGCAAACCGAAAAAGACATTTTCACCAGGGTTATACGATTTAACGGAATTACAGCGCGATGCCAATAAAATTTTCGGCTACTCAGCAAAAGAAACGTTAAATATTATGCAAAAATTATATGAGTCACACAAAGTATTAACGTACCCACGTACAGACTCACGCTATATTTCAAATGATATCGTGCCAACATTACCAGAGCGCTTAAAAGCATGTGGAGTTGGTGAATTCCGTCCGCTTGCCAACAAAATTTTAACAAAGCCGATTAAAGCAAATAAATCATTTGTCGATGATGCGCGTGTTTCAGATCACCACGCGATTATTCCAACTGAAGAATACGTCAACTTCTCCGCGTTCTCAGATAAGGAACGCAAAATTTATGACTTAGTTGTGAAGCGTTTCTTAGCGGTATTATTCCCAGCGCATGAATATGAGCAATTAACGGTGCAAGCTACAATTGGCTCAGAAAAATTCATCGCCCGTGGGAAAACGGTCGTAACGATGGGCTGGAAGGAAGTTTACTCAAATCGCTTTGATGATGAGGAGTCAAACGAAGATGTAAAAGAGCAACTGTTACCACGTCTTGAAAAAGGCCAAGTGTTACCAGTTAATTTACTCGCACAAACGTCAGGCCAAACAAAAGCCCCTGCACGTTTTACCGAGGCAACATTACTTTCGGCAATGGAAAACCCAACAAAGTATATGAGTTCGCAAAATAAGCAACTTGCTGAGACGTTAAAATCAACAGGTGGGTTAGGTACCGTTGCGACGCGTGCAGATATTATGGAAAAGCTATTTAACTCATTCCTAATCGAAAAGCGCGGCAAGGACATTCATATCACGTCAAAAGGCCGTCAGCTACTCGACTTAGTTCCAGACGAATTGAAATCGCCTGAAACAACAGGGCAGTGGGAACAAAAGCTGGAGCTGATCGCAAAAGGTAAGCTGAAAAAGGATGCCTTCATTAATGAAATGAAGCAGCATACAAAATCAGTCGTTCAAGATATTAAAAATAGTGAGAAGAAATTCAAGCACGATAATATCTCAACAAAGACTTGTCCGGATTGTGGTAAGCCAATGCTTGAAGTAAACGGCAAAAAGGGCAAAATGCTTGTGTGCCAAGACCGCGAATGTGGTCACCGTAAAAACGTATCACGCGTGACAAATGCGCGCTGTCCACAGTGTAAGAAAAAACTTGAATTACACGGACAAGGGGACGGTCAAATTTTCGTATGTAAATGCGGTCATCGTGAAAAATTATCAGCCTTTGAAGCGCGTCGTAAAAAAGAAGGTGGCGGAAAAGTCGATAAGCGCGCTGTCCAAAATTATATGAAGCAGCAAAATAAAGAAGAAGAGCCAGTGAACAATGCGTTTGCAGATTTATTAAAAGGCTTTAAATTAGAAGACTAA
- a CDS encoding adenylate/guanylate cyclase domain-containing protein, protein MKIRLAALFTVLTLIFVFLLYQQSFQTIDVKLQDIWLQDERETDYRVAILAIDDESLHDVGQWPWPRDVHAQLVNELADFAAVIGFDITFPLASDNPEDDEAFIEAVQNAGNVVLARYGMFDKFSQRGMIESTELSEPFPPLKEAAVGLGHLNTFPDEDGVVRRALYRFTFEGEEINSFSSVIAQHYAQKMGEPLRFDESALNELQQFHIDYAGAPNQFEVIPYSMVLNGDVPADYFEDRIVLIGPYTVGIKDDFLTPLDKKQSMYGVEIHANIIQNLLEGNFKKEVDWQWNALILVMLSSIAYFICRMKSPFVSLILLAVFAGLFGYLGKLLYENGLIIAFVYGLLLLATSYVCAVAFHYFNELSERKRVTSIFGRYVAPQVVNEILENGEEGLKLGGIRKEVTVLFVDIRGFTTLSESVEPEEIVEILNEYLDLTANCIFDYGGTLDKFIGDATMAIYNAPLPLEDHAMQAVRSAWAMKQKAVALEEQLQERFGKAVKFGIGIHSGPAVVGNIGSKTRMDYTVIGDTVNTAARLESNSKPGQIIISDTIYEQVKDRVIVNALGEIQVKGKLQGISIYEVEGMT, encoded by the coding sequence ATGAAAATTCGATTAGCCGCTCTCTTTACTGTACTAACGCTTATTTTTGTTTTTTTACTTTACCAACAATCATTTCAAACAATCGACGTAAAGCTGCAGGATATTTGGCTACAAGATGAACGCGAAACTGATTACCGTGTCGCGATTTTAGCGATTGATGATGAAAGTTTACACGACGTTGGGCAATGGCCTTGGCCTCGCGATGTTCATGCCCAGCTTGTCAATGAGCTAGCTGATTTTGCAGCCGTTATTGGGTTCGATATTACGTTCCCGCTCGCATCCGACAATCCTGAGGACGATGAAGCATTCATTGAGGCAGTTCAAAACGCAGGCAATGTTGTGCTTGCCCGTTATGGGATGTTCGATAAATTTTCGCAGCGCGGGATGATTGAAAGTACCGAGTTATCGGAACCGTTTCCGCCGTTAAAAGAAGCTGCAGTCGGGCTTGGTCATTTAAATACCTTCCCTGACGAGGACGGTGTTGTCCGCCGCGCACTTTACCGTTTTACATTTGAAGGTGAAGAAATTAACAGCTTTTCTTCTGTCATTGCCCAACACTATGCGCAAAAAATGGGTGAGCCATTGCGTTTTGATGAAAGCGCGCTTAATGAACTTCAGCAATTTCACATCGATTACGCGGGAGCGCCAAATCAATTTGAAGTGATTCCGTATTCGATGGTGCTCAACGGGGATGTACCGGCTGACTATTTTGAGGATCGTATTGTGTTAATTGGTCCTTATACAGTTGGCATTAAGGATGATTTTTTAACCCCGCTTGATAAAAAGCAAAGCATGTATGGTGTCGAAATCCATGCCAATATTATTCAAAATTTATTAGAAGGCAATTTTAAAAAAGAGGTAGACTGGCAATGGAATGCGCTTATTTTAGTTATGTTAAGTAGTATTGCTTACTTTATTTGCCGTATGAAATCGCCGTTTGTTTCATTAATTTTACTCGCTGTGTTTGCTGGGCTTTTTGGCTACTTGGGGAAATTGCTTTATGAAAATGGCTTAATAATCGCGTTCGTTTATGGTCTTTTGTTGTTAGCCACTAGCTATGTTTGTGCGGTTGCTTTCCATTATTTCAACGAGCTATCTGAACGAAAGCGCGTGACATCCATTTTCGGTCGTTACGTCGCACCGCAAGTCGTCAATGAAATTTTAGAAAACGGTGAGGAAGGCTTAAAGCTTGGGGGTATTCGAAAAGAGGTTACGGTATTGTTTGTTGATATTCGTGGCTTTACGACATTGTCAGAAAGCGTCGAACCCGAAGAGATTGTCGAAATTTTAAATGAGTATTTGGATTTAACGGCCAACTGTATTTTTGACTATGGTGGCACACTCGACAAATTTATTGGCGATGCGACAATGGCCATTTATAATGCCCCACTGCCGCTAGAAGACCATGCGATGCAGGCCGTTCGTTCAGCTTGGGCAATGAAACAAAAAGCCGTTGCTTTAGAAGAACAATTACAAGAGCGCTTCGGCAAAGCAGTCAAATTCGGTATCGGCATTCACTCCGGTCCAGCAGTTGTCGGAAATATCGGTTCTAAAACGCGCATGGATTATACCGTGATCGGGGATACAGTGAATACAGCGGCTCGTTTAGAAAGTAATTCGAAGCCTGGGCAAATCATTATTAGTGACACCATTTACGAACAAGTAAAAGACCGCGTCATCGTCAATGCACTTGGCGAAATCCAGGTGAAAGGAAAGTTACAAGGCATTTCAATATACGAAGTGGAGGGCATGACATGA
- a CDS encoding UV damage repair protein UvrX, producing the protein MYENAPQRSIVCIDMRSFYASCIASLENLDVMEVPIAIVGNFQQKGSVVLAASPPMKKRFNIRTGSRLYEIPPHPDIRLFEPKMAFFIRMSMELVRHFNLFVPKEAIHVYSVDESFLDLTGTEKIWGPPEQTARYIQDTVLSQFDLPCTVGMGPNMLMAKLALDIEAKKTGFAKWTYDDVPTKLWPIMPLSNVWGIGRRTEKTLNHMGIYSVHDLAHTDLATLEARFGVMGNQLYYHAWGIDHSVVGAPIMEGQISFGKGQMLMRDYRSRDEILVVLLEMCEDVARRAREAKKVGRTISLGLSYSKDAFGGGFHRARTIDEPTNDTLALFQVCKALLDEFYAERPARKLTVTLSNIESEYSMQLSLFDEARWRNRQLGETMDHLRTKYGTTALLRAVSYTEAGTAFSRATLLGGHKQ; encoded by the coding sequence ATGTATGAAAATGCGCCGCAGCGTTCGATTGTTTGTATTGATATGCGTAGCTTTTATGCGAGCTGTATCGCCTCATTAGAAAATTTAGATGTTATGGAAGTGCCGATTGCGATTGTCGGGAACTTTCAGCAAAAAGGAAGTGTCGTGTTAGCCGCTTCTCCGCCAATGAAAAAGCGTTTCAATATTCGTACCGGTTCAAGGCTTTATGAAATTCCACCACATCCGGATATTCGTCTGTTTGAACCAAAGATGGCGTTTTTTATTCGCATGTCGATGGAACTCGTGCGCCATTTTAATTTGTTTGTGCCAAAGGAGGCGATTCATGTGTATAGCGTGGACGAAAGCTTTCTTGATTTAACGGGGACCGAAAAAATTTGGGGTCCACCTGAACAAACGGCGCGCTATATCCAAGATACGGTTTTAAGTCAGTTTGATTTGCCGTGCACGGTTGGAATGGGACCGAATATGCTAATGGCAAAACTCGCACTTGATATTGAAGCAAAAAAGACAGGTTTTGCGAAGTGGACGTATGACGATGTACCGACGAAGCTTTGGCCGATTATGCCGCTGTCGAATGTGTGGGGCATTGGACGCCGTACGGAAAAAACGCTTAATCATATGGGCATTTATTCAGTGCATGATTTGGCACATACCGATTTAGCCACGCTTGAAGCACGTTTTGGGGTCATGGGCAATCAGCTGTATTACCACGCATGGGGCATCGATCATTCCGTAGTCGGCGCCCCGATTATGGAAGGCCAAATTAGCTTTGGCAAGGGACAAATGCTCATGCGCGATTACCGTAGCCGCGACGAAATTTTGGTTGTGCTACTTGAAATGTGTGAGGACGTAGCAAGACGTGCGCGTGAGGCGAAAAAAGTAGGACGCACGATTTCGTTAGGCCTGAGCTATAGCAAAGATGCGTTTGGTGGTGGTTTTCATCGTGCGCGGACAATCGACGAGCCAACCAATGATACACTCGCCCTATTTCAAGTATGTAAAGCGCTGTTGGATGAATTTTATGCAGAAAGGCCAGCACGTAAATTGACGGTGACATTAAGCAATATTGAAAGTGAGTATTCGATGCAGCTCAGCCTGTTTGATGAAGCAAGGTGGCGCAATCGTCAGCTCGGTGAAACGATGGATCACTTGCGCACAAAATACGGGACGACCGCGTTACTACGGGCGGTTTCTTACACCGAAGCAGGTACGGCATTTAGCCGTGCCACATTACTTGGCGGACATAAACAATAA
- a CDS encoding glycine C-acetyltransferase, with translation MSNVLTTFLDENLDALRTQGLYNEIDPVEGANGPIIQVAGKQLINLSSNNYLGLATNAELKKIAQETIETYGVGAGAVRTINGTLDVHVKLEETLAKFKGTEAAISYQSGFNCNMAAISAVMDKNDAILSDALNHASIIDGCRLSKAKIIPFNHSDMEDLRAKAKEATTSGQYNKVMVITDGVFSMDGDIAKLPEIVEIAKEFDLITYVDDAHGSGVTGKGAGTVKHFGLQNEIDFQIGTLSKAIGVVGGYVAGKKNLIDWLKVRSRPFLFSTALPPGDVAAITRAVEMIMESTELHDKLWDNGDYLKNGLNELGFNIGASETPITPCIIGDELLTQQFSKRLSEEGVYAKAIVFPTVPKGTGRVRNMPTAAHTKEMLDDALAIYAKVGRELGVIK, from the coding sequence ATGTCAAACGTATTAACAACCTTTTTAGATGAAAATTTAGACGCCTTACGTACACAAGGCTTATACAATGAAATTGATCCTGTTGAAGGGGCAAATGGTCCAATCATTCAAGTAGCAGGCAAACAACTAATCAACCTATCATCAAACAACTATTTAGGCTTAGCAACAAACGCGGAGCTAAAAAAAATCGCCCAAGAGACAATCGAAACATACGGTGTTGGTGCTGGTGCGGTTCGTACCATTAACGGCACATTAGATGTACACGTAAAACTAGAAGAGACACTCGCAAAATTCAAAGGTACAGAAGCCGCGATTAGCTATCAATCAGGCTTCAACTGTAATATGGCGGCAATTTCTGCGGTCATGGATAAAAACGATGCCATTCTTTCAGATGCATTAAACCACGCTTCAATTATCGACGGCTGCCGTTTATCAAAGGCAAAAATCATTCCATTCAATCACTCTGATATGGAAGATTTACGCGCGAAGGCAAAAGAAGCAACAACATCAGGCCAATACAATAAAGTCATGGTCATTACAGACGGCGTATTCTCGATGGACGGCGATATCGCAAAGCTTCCGGAAATCGTAGAAATCGCAAAAGAATTTGATTTAATCACATATGTAGACGATGCGCACGGTTCAGGCGTAACTGGTAAAGGTGCGGGGACAGTGAAGCACTTCGGTTTACAAAACGAAATCGACTTCCAAATCGGTACATTATCAAAAGCAATCGGTGTTGTTGGTGGTTATGTAGCCGGCAAGAAAAACTTAATCGACTGGTTAAAGGTGCGTTCTCGTCCGTTCCTATTCTCGACAGCCTTACCACCAGGTGACGTTGCAGCAATCACACGCGCAGTAGAAATGATCATGGAATCAACTGAGCTGCACGACAAGTTATGGGACAACGGCGATTATTTAAAGAACGGCTTAAACGAGCTCGGCTTTAATATCGGTGCTTCTGAAACGCCAATCACACCATGTATTATTGGCGATGAATTGCTAACACAGCAGTTCTCAAAACGTTTAAGCGAAGAGGGCGTGTACGCAAAAGCCATCGTGTTCCCAACGGTACCAAAAGGAACAGGCCGTGTACGTAATATGCCAACAGCCGCACATACAAAAGAAATGCTAGACGACGCATTAGCGATTTACGCAAAAGTAGGCCGTGAACTTGGAGTAATTAAATAG